A section of the Parasteatoda tepidariorum isolate YZ-2023 chromosome 6, CAS_Ptep_4.0, whole genome shotgun sequence genome encodes:
- the LOC107441407 gene encoding uncharacterized protein isoform X2 encodes MAVNNFYDSLNLQTVEGTETFIKLEKKLRDNHWYKPMLDQAEVSLNVNRVYLVLGASSVFLVGLLLQHGVSLIMSGFGFIYPLYQTVASCIGVMHLRREMALTLSTTMQFDPSSVQQTRNTRRLRHIPFTQTAWKHCPVLEYPHHIIAKECSSKEGFRIVFYT; translated from the exons ATGGCAGTCAACAATTTCTACGATTCATTAAATCTGCAAACTGTGGAAGGCactgaaacttttataaaattggaaaaaaagttgcGTGATAATCATTGGTATAAGCCTATGTTGGACCAAGCAGAAGTCTCTCTAAATGTGAACCGAGTCTATCTTGTTTTGG GAGCATCATCAGTGTTCTTGGTTGGATTATTGCTTCAACACGGTGTTTCATTAATCATGAGTGGATTTGGCTTCATCTATCCTCTTTATCAAAC TGTGGCTTCTTGTATTGGTGTTATGCACCTCAGGAGAGAAATGGCTCTGACATTGTCTACGACTATGCAATTCGACCCTTCTTCCGTACAACAAACGAGGAACACCAGAAGACTGCGCCACATTCCATTTACACAGACAGCCTGGAAg cACTGTCCAGTTCTTGAGTATCCTCATCATATCATTGCCAAAGAATGTTCATCTAAAGAAGGCTTCAGAATTGTATTTTACACTTGA
- the LOC107441407 gene encoding receptor expression-enhancing protein 5 isoform X1, which translates to MAVNNFYDSLNLQTVEGTETFIKLEKKLRDNHWYKPMLDQAEVSLNVNRVYLVLGASSVFLVGLLLQHGVSLIMSGFGFIYPLYQTFVALEKPNPLVEKKWLIYWLIHAALNFAETFIFFLHWLPGYWIFKCGFLYWCYAPQERNGSDIVYDYAIRPFFRTTNEEHQKTAPHSIYTDSLEALSSS; encoded by the exons ATGGCAGTCAACAATTTCTACGATTCATTAAATCTGCAAACTGTGGAAGGCactgaaacttttataaaattggaaaaaaagttgcGTGATAATCATTGGTATAAGCCTATGTTGGACCAAGCAGAAGTCTCTCTAAATGTGAACCGAGTCTATCTTGTTTTGG GAGCATCATCAGTGTTCTTGGTTGGATTATTGCTTCAACACGGTGTTTCATTAATCATGAGTGGATTTGGCTTCATCTATCCTCTTTATCAAAC aTTTGTAGCCTTAGAAAAACCAAATCCTTTAGTTGAGAAGAAGTGGTTGATATACTGGCTCATTCATGCTGCTTTGAATTTTGCTGAAACATTCATTTTCTTCCTTCACTGGCTTCCAGGATATTGGATATTCAAG TGTGGCTTCTTGTATTGGTGTTATGCACCTCAGGAGAGAAATGGCTCTGACATTGTCTACGACTATGCAATTCGACCCTTCTTCCGTACAACAAACGAGGAACACCAGAAGACTGCGCCACATTCCATTTACACAGACAGCCTGGAAg cACTGTCCAGTTCTTGA